AACAGTGCAAAATACACTTCTGTCTTACTCCGAAAATACCCTCTCTCCATTCAAAAAAACTCATgtgtactcccttcatcccaaaatatataaaattttagttgGATGTAAATTATCTcagtactacaaatctagatAGGGATGTGTCACAtacaaccaaaatcccttatattttaggatggaggaatTATTTCTTATGTGATTAAGACTAAGGAGAAATTAACTCATCCAACGTGTATACAAGTAATAATTCGATGCATAAATTTAAAATGAATTGTATGCCTGCATGCAACGAGTATTAAGATGCATGCTTGGGTTCTGATGAATAATTTAATCTAAAACTATAAAACGAAAACAcaatctcttcatttaagttttGGTTTTGGACACATCGAGACTATAAAtatgattattttatttgaaaaacaaaCTATACCTTAGCTAACACTTTTGGGCGAAGATaatagcattttttttgttaacatagaaaaaatcactatatttttggatggacTAGGATATATACCAAAAAGttagacggaggtagtacctgTAACCATCCAATCAATCATCCatttggagggagagaaggagaacgATGGTCCAGTAGTGTTGGCTACAGTGAGCTGGCTAATGGCCATGTCCTGAGTACTCTCTCACTCTTGTTAGGTGCTTTGATCACAAGAGACATTGTAACATGCCAATATAATCCACAGCCACCCCTACCCTGCAGCCCTACTACATGCAACAAGATCCAAATTAAAGAGACAAAGTGTGAAAATGTTGTGGCAGTATGCTGgggcgggtcccacctgtcagctatGGGACGCAACCATGAGAGGAAAAATCATGTCCTCTAAATAACTGCTCACAAGTCATGATCAGAAGAACAATGACAACTATGGGCTAACAACTCAGGACATGGATATTACAGTACTGGCTTGTCATGAAAAAAGCATCAATCAATTAATAGAAATCGTTATAGCATTAGGGGATGGTCTCCTGTTCCTGCACAATTAAGGCTGTCAACTTCTGATGGTCGTGTCAGATCTTTTTAAGCTTTGGTGTTAATTAGCATCTTATACCATGCGTGCACAAGATCTTGCAGAGTTTCCTTTTAGCTCTTCCGAACAATGAAGGTTTCTCTTGCAAGCAAGTAATGTTACTGatggggattttttttgttgtttcctACAGTAGTTTTCAGCTGCATTGTCAAGCAAGAGTACTCCTTTCTGTTGCTTCTACCTCGCACATTCAATCCATATTAACATCTATAACCAATCTGTTGGTAGTTAACACAGCAGATGTACTCCATCCTTATCAGAAGAACCCTCTTATCACAatcaatggttttttttctttaacttggccatgttctttcaatatttttcctTCCAGATTTTTCTACAGATTATTTGCTCCACGtttctaaaaatacaatttttcaaaaaaaaaactttcttctacCATATTGCTATCTATTCTAAGATAtttgcaaacttttttttaaaaaaataattaattgtgttAATCATTGAACAATCCGTGTCAATAATCTAGGGAAAGGTTGCACCAAAATAGTTGAGCAAGGCCTTTTCTTGACGCGACACTTTTTCCAATTCCTACGAAAATTGAATTGATTCCTAAAAAATACCCTGCAGAGTGGAATTTCCTGTTCCATAAACATTATAATCATTGGCTGTGTGCGCCCGCAGAGGCCGGAAATATAAGattttccattatccaaaaaaaaaaaacaaatacaatGCCTGAATATTATGCACAATATATCActattatatagtatatactaaAGTCAGCATCTTGTACAGCAATGCATGAGCATAAGGTAGCATAGCAAGCAAAGCCAAAACAGGGGTTGGAAGAGGAAGACAACAAATACAATAGCAAGGGTCCAAGAAGCTAGCATCCAAGAAGTACATTTTCCTCTTATCTCCCCCCTCTCCAAAAAACCAGAGAGAGCAGCCACGAGACCGGAAACTTTTGCTGCGGCTGGCTTCTCAAGATGTTGCCAACATCCTTTTATACCCtacctgccaaaaaaaaaaaatttctctgCAATTGCATGCAGACGCAAACAAGCAAGCCCTCCCATGGCATTGGCAATCATACATTCATACCAGTACATGTTTgcattggttgagaggagaagagaacaCACATGCTGTGACAAGAACACTTCAAACCTACGGCGACAAATCTCTCTGCCTCTCTGTCTGTCTCTGCCtgtgagggaaaaaaaaaggaaaaagagaggaaaaaggagaaagaaacaaCATATATTTTGCTGCACTGACACACATAGATGAAATTGCAGAGCAGAAGCAAAGAAGGCATCCAGATTACAGACATGCATGCAGGACAAGAGAAGGATAAAAAGAGAGatgtttgaaaaataaaagCATTGCAAAATACCGTTTCTATATACCATTTCAACattcagaacaaaaaaaaaaagaagaaatgagcAATCTTTTACTGTTTTACACACAGCTCTGTTACTACGTACTTGCAATCTTGCATCATTgccatggcaatggcaatggcgatGCAACTCTCTCGCCAAGAAAGTgaaaggaggggaaaagagattAAGAGGAAGAAGCTAAGGGATTAGTGCTAGTAGATTAACGAGTGGTTAAATACTGATGGGTGTTTGATGGCAATGGcggccatggatggatggatttggCTAGACCTTGTAGATGATGAGGAAGCATGGGAGGACGGCGCGGCTgtcgaggacgacgagctcgccgttGCCCATGTCGACGGAGTCGTAATCCGAGGCGTGGCGGGAATGGCCGTGCTGGTGCTGCGCGGAACGGACGCGGCCGGCGATGACGCGGCACACCAGCATCGCCCTGCGGCCCGAGCCGGCGCCAGCGCTGGCGTGCGCGGCGCCGCTCCCGGCGAACGTGCgcaccgcggcgtcggcggcgccgaggcggcaGGTGGCGACGCCCGCGCCGAACACCCCGccgggccccgccgccgcgcggcacTGGAACCGCATCATCTCGTTGCCGTCGGCGCCgcaccgcgcggcggcgccgtgggcgcgcgccgccgccctggcctcctcgaaccgcgccaccgcccgcgccgcgctgtGGACGCGGAACATCGCCTCCACCGTCggccccggcgcggcggcggctgcggcggcggcgccccaccCCGACGAGAAGATGAGCTCCACCACCCGCCGCGACGAGTGCCCCTCGGGGAGCTCCGCCATCGTCAGGAACGCCGAGCTgaccggcgctgccgccgcggaggatgcggcgggcgacgacggcatgaacgccaccgacgccgccaacACCTGCttcggcttcttcttcttcggccTCGGCCTGGGctcccgccgcggccgctcctcctcccggcgAGGCTTCTTGGCGCTGTGCCGCACGAACGCCACCGAGTCCCTCACGTcatccttcgccgccgcgcacgaCACCGGCGGCGACTGCAGCTTAttgctcggcgacggcgccacGACGGCGTCGGCCACGCCGTACGACCTGCAGCTCAGCGACCGCAcccacgccgtcgccattgGCACGACGGCGAACGCACACACGCCCAGGACacggacctcgccggcgacgtcgtcggcagcggcggcggttgagCTCGGCGTGGACGGATTGGTGGTGATGGCCGCGAGCTCTGGCTTAGCTCTGGGCGTTATTATGGGGGAGGGTGGATTTATTTGCTTCCTACCCTGTGCTGGGTCACTGTGCCACTGGCATTGCACTGCTTGCCTCCAAGCTCCCTCCCCTATCACACCCACACACTCCCAACCTCATCCccaatgacaggtgggtcccaccactgAAGCTACATTGTGGGACCCAGTGGCAGTGAGTGGGCATTTTTGCAATAAGGTTTGTACTGCAGCTTTGGGTTGGGTACTCTTTTGAGCTGTGGTGTGGTGTACTGAATGAGAGAGATTTGATTTGGGATAAATCTTTTCGAAATTTGTTTTCATTTGGGCTCATGATTTGGGGGGAATGGgcccatttttcttttttttgagtgAAGTGTGGCAATGATCATTTGGATTTGGATGCCTTTAGgacctgtttagatcccctagtaaaatttttcaccctgtcacattgaatgtttggatacatatgtaaagtattaaatataaaaaaataactaattacacagattgcgtgtaaattgtgaaacaaatcttttaagcctaattgctcaaTGATTGGACAATGTGAtactatagtaaatatttgctaatgacggattaattaggcttaataaattcatctcacggttTACAGGCgaattctataatttattttgttattagactacggttaatatttcaaatgtatgTCTGTaaatccgatgtgacacgccaaaactttttacctctggatctaaacacagtctTAGTCCAAGAATTTCTTCTCAGTACACTCTCTTTCTActggttttctttcttttccttttgtttccttcttttgtatctttctatttttcttttgtgtttttcagaTCTCCTTTTTTGTGATGAagctgtgtgtgtgtttgtgtggtCGGTGTCTTTCATCTTTTTTCTGTGTGTGGATGTGGAGTCCAGTTTCTCCCTTGGTTGCAGGCACGCGTTTGATCTGTCTGTTCGTTCGTTCGTGGTGCTTCTGATTTCTCGTCAGAATTTGCAAAAAAGATGCATCTCTTTTTGTTATCTctgtctcttctttttcttgccATGCTAGTGACCACCACTTTTTGTTATTTATTTCACAACTATTAATTTTGTAGGAGCAAGAAGAGGACATGAactctttttctgtttttttcaaCGAAAAACTTTGAATTGAAGAGGTACATATCACCTAAATGCTCATCATTTGCATTTACAGCGCGTCCAAAATTCAGCTTCGAACAGCTCGTCAATTGAAAGTAGTTAAAATTTCAGTTCGAATACGCCTGCATTTTTCCGGGGTTTCTTTATTAACTTCTACCGTGTAATCATTTCTGCATATGCGGCTCATTAAAATTGTCAGCAACGCGGCAATATGATTAATTTGACGGTTAGCATGTGTTAGCGCTGACcagcaaaataaaaattccCCCAAAATCGCACacctattttgttttttcctccGAATATTCGCATTATTCACGTTACAAACAATATGTTCAacacgcatgattaattaattggttAACTAATCGGGTCAGATTTTCTGAGATTACGAACACAAAGATTCGATCTCTCTGAATCGAATTAATTTCCCTATTGCCCAGCATGCAGCTGCGACATCCCATTCGTCAACAACCACTTGGCCAACTGATCAAATCGTGTACTAATAATAGTTTATtaattttcctatttttctCTGAATTAATTGTGTGTTAAAGAGTTGACGTAGTTGACAAATGGAGGTCTCGAACTGCATGTGTAACATGACACTGAATTACCAGTCCACATTACTAAGCTTATTAGTTAACTTCTATACCTTGCAATTAACAAGTGCCTGGAGTCTCTGAACCGACGACAACCTAATTGCATCGCCAATATAATGTACTTCTACTCAACATATAACATGCAATTGCATACATGTTTTCAGATTTGCGACCCGATCATCTCTGCTGCTTATGCATAGAAAACTGACGAGATGTTTCTGCAGCTAACCAACGCGTTAATTAGTAGTTTAAGCTGACCCTGATAAGATGCAACTTAACTTACGAGACGCATTTGGACATGGAGCAGTTGCCATCATTCCATGGCTCTGCAACTGCTAGTACCGAGAAAGCTCATTTCAAGGGAAGACATTGCTGCATGGATGCATGATCAATATCGTCAGAAaaactcactcactcactcacttcgactcgatcaatcgatcgaatCCTCCTCCAATGCCTCGCCGCAAAGATCTCACCGAATCATTGCGGCATCAAGAACAGGAGAAAATGCACGCAGTGTTCTCAGCACGGTTCTATCATCTCGAATCCTCAATATAATTGTCCGAGTTCAGTAAAGCTTCAGTACGATTCTACTGCAATTTGTTTTTAGTTGTTGCTAATTCAATTGGTTGGTATCTTTGCCATTGGAGACATGTTTTAATGCAGTGATAGGCTCTGAAAGTGGCCTTCCAACTTATGCCACACCTAACATCGATCACTTCTTTACAATTCCTTCAGAATTCAGGCTCATCTTGacacctcaaaaaaaaaaaaaaaacactgaccAAAACATGTCGGTCTCTGAAAACCACAAGCTAAAAGAACCTGTCCTCTTGCAGATTGGATGGCATCTCTCTTATTACTAATCTTTTGCCCTCTTGTAGACTGATTGGCTGATGTGCAAGTCAGATGATGATCACCTGCATTTGCCAACGACGACCTAATCAAGAGTTTTTCCTAGCAGGGCAAGTATTCTTCAGAAAAGAGAATGTGTGCAAGTGTTAACATCAGGATGTTGTGGTCTGACCAAACAAACCAATATATGTATACAAGATTGATTCCAGCCAATGTGCTACACTTGTACAGCATCCCAGCTGCCTTTGCTTATGCTTGGTATCCAAGAGAAGTGTactgtgctagctagctagctgatgtACATGTACCAGcatatctaatctaatctactGTTTGATCAGCTTCTTTGTATACAATGCACTGGTCTTATTGTAGCAGAGTACTAACACTACAAGACAATTGTGTGTCAATGCCTTGGGGTAGTTGGATTGGATGGATGGTTCTGCACTTCAGCTTCTCCGTGGATACT
The sequence above is drawn from the Oryza glaberrima chromosome 10, OglaRS2, whole genome shotgun sequence genome and encodes:
- the LOC127752551 gene encoding uncharacterized protein LOC127752551, producing the protein MATAWVRSLSCRSYGVADAVVAPSPSNKLQSPPVSCAAAKDDVRDSVAFVRHSAKKPRREEERPRREPRPRPKKKKPKQVLAASVAFMPSSPAASSAAAAPVSSAFLTMAELPEGHSSRRVVELIFSSGWGAAAAAAAAPGPTVEAMFRVHSAARAVARFEEARAAARAHGAAARCGADGNEMMRFQCRAAAGPGGVFGAGVATCRLGAADAAVRTFAGSGAAHASAGAGSGRRAMLVCRVIAGRVRSAQHQHGHSRHASDYDSVDMGNGELVVLDSRAVLPCFLIIYKV